The following proteins are co-located in the Doryrhamphus excisus isolate RoL2022-K1 chromosome 3, RoL_Dexc_1.0, whole genome shotgun sequence genome:
- the kctd2 gene encoding BTB/POZ domain-containing protein KCTD2, with translation MAELHAVEPSGTSTVEQAEHRDVRGSVRLPSPSLLVPPRAGQLSPAVSNRSVFGFPVKSSPTSPSEAADKPGSRWVRLNVGGTYFITTKQTMCRDPKSFLSRLCQEDPDLDSDKDQTGAYLIDRDPTYFGPILNYLRHGKLILDKNLAEEGVLEEAEFYNIASLVRLVKERIRDNENRTSQGPVKHVYRVLQCQEEELTQMVSTMSDGWKFEQLISIGSSYNYGNEDQAEFLCVVSRELNNSTNGVVIEPTEKAKILQERGSRM, from the exons ATGGCCGAGCTTCATGCGGTCGAACCGAGCGGTACCAGCACCGTCGAGCAGGCGGAGCACCGAGACGTCCGCGGCTCGGTTCGCCTGCCTTCGCCCAGCTTGCTAGTTCCGCCTCGGGCCGGTCAACTCAGTCCCGCCGTCTCCAACCGCTCGGTGTTCGGCTTCCCGGTCAAGAGCAGCCCGACTTCCCCGTCCGAAGCGGCTGACAAGCCGGGGTCGCGCTGGGTCCGTCTGAACGTCGGCGGGACGTACTTCATCACCACCAAACAGACTATGTGCAGGGACCCCAAGTCCTTCCTGTCCCGCCTGTGCCAGGAGGACCCCGATCTGGACTCGGACAAA GACCAAACGGGGGCCTATTTGATTGACAGGGACCCCACCTACTTTGGACCCATACTCAACTACCTGCGGCACGGAAAACTCATCTTGGACAAGAACCTGGCCGAGGAAG gTGTTCTTGAAGAAGCCGAGTTCTACAACATTGCCTCCCTGGTCCGCTTGGTCAAAGAACGCATACGTGACAACGAGAACCGCACGTCACAG GGGCCGGTCAAGCACGTCTATCGCGTCCTGCAGTGCCAGGAGGAGGAGCTCACTCAGATGGTCTCCACCATGTCAGATGGATGGAAGTTTGAGCAG CTGATCAGCATCGGCTCGTCGTACAACTACGGGAACGAGGACCAGGCGGAGTTCCTCTGCGTGGTCTCCCGCGAGCTCAACAACTCCACCAACGGAGTCGTCATCGAGCCCACCGAAAAGGCCAAG ATCCTGCAGGAGCGAGGCTCCCGCATGTAA